One segment of Bacteroidales bacterium DNA contains the following:
- a CDS encoding ABC transporter substrate-binding protein produces MLIFRNHFNPGVFIKSINIRWLLLLPVITCLACSQRESRNGVSVFRYNESKGIATLDPAYARYQALVWPVTQLYNGLLELTDSLSIAPSLAREWNVSRDGTTYTFHLRTDVCFHDDSAFSAGKGRKLTAFDVEYSLCRLTDPSVASPGSWTWNEVDQSKPGTSKGIKVLNDSTLVIYLKRPFPPFAGILATPYCFIVPREAVEKYGRDFRSHPVGTGPFRMKAWYEGEKLILVRNEKYFEKDALGRPLPYLDAVSITFIPDKQSEFLEFLKGNLDFISGVNAAFKDELITRSGRLKPKYAGKIVLETGPYLNTEYIGFLTDTALPQVKNSAVRYRLVRHALNYGFDRVKMIRYLRNGMGTPALNGFIPAGLPSFTDTLKGYRYDPERARELLRRAGFPEGKGLPPVTVLTTGDYVDLIEFIQHEVASLGIQLRIEVANGPVFRESVSNGRAACFRGSWVADYPDAENYLALFYSRNFSPSGPNYSHFRNAEFDRLYEQAAATGDQEARFALYRKMDRIIIDEAPVIPLFYDKVVRFVHAGIHGMESNPMNALVLKKVAKYQ; encoded by the coding sequence ATGCTAATATTCAGAAATCATTTCAACCCCGGGGTCTTTATTAAGAGCATAAACATCCGATGGCTTTTGCTTCTTCCTGTAATTACATGCCTGGCATGTTCTCAGAGAGAAAGCAGGAATGGGGTTTCTGTTTTCCGCTACAACGAATCCAAAGGCATTGCCACGCTTGATCCGGCTTATGCGCGTTACCAGGCGCTGGTGTGGCCTGTTACGCAATTGTACAACGGATTGCTTGAATTAACCGACTCCCTGTCAATTGCTCCTTCCCTTGCACGGGAGTGGAATGTGAGCAGGGATGGAACCACCTATACCTTTCACCTCCGGACGGATGTCTGTTTCCACGACGATTCGGCTTTTTCTGCCGGGAAAGGAAGAAAGCTGACAGCCTTCGACGTGGAGTACAGCCTCTGCCGCCTTACCGATCCTTCGGTGGCTTCACCCGGAAGCTGGACATGGAATGAGGTGGACCAGAGCAAACCGGGTACCAGCAAGGGAATAAAAGTACTGAACGATTCAACGCTTGTCATTTATCTGAAGCGCCCGTTCCCGCCCTTTGCCGGCATACTTGCTACCCCGTATTGTTTTATTGTGCCCCGTGAGGCGGTTGAGAAGTATGGGCGCGATTTCCGGTCGCATCCTGTCGGAACAGGTCCTTTCCGCATGAAAGCATGGTACGAAGGTGAAAAGCTGATCCTGGTGCGCAACGAAAAGTATTTTGAAAAAGATGCTTTGGGAAGGCCATTGCCATACCTTGATGCTGTTTCCATTACCTTCATTCCCGACAAACAATCGGAATTTCTCGAGTTTCTGAAAGGGAATCTCGATTTCATTTCCGGGGTGAATGCGGCCTTTAAGGACGAGCTGATCACCCGTTCCGGCCGCCTGAAACCAAAGTACGCCGGGAAAATTGTGCTGGAAACAGGACCCTACCTGAATACCGAATACATTGGTTTCCTTACCGACACTGCCCTTCCGCAGGTGAAAAACAGCGCAGTGCGGTACAGGCTGGTACGCCATGCATTGAACTACGGATTCGACAGGGTGAAAATGATCCGGTATCTGCGCAATGGCATGGGAACTCCTGCTCTGAACGGATTCATCCCGGCCGGTTTGCCTTCGTTTACCGATACCCTCAAAGGCTATCGCTACGATCCGGAAAGGGCCCGCGAACTGCTCAGAAGGGCGGGCTTCCCGGAAGGAAAAGGACTGCCTCCCGTTACCGTTCTCACTACGGGCGATTATGTGGACCTGATTGAATTCATTCAGCATGAAGTGGCCTCTCTGGGAATTCAGCTCAGGATTGAAGTTGCCAACGGGCCCGTGTTCAGGGAATCCGTGTCGAACGGCCGGGCGGCTTGTTTCAGGGGTTCCTGGGTGGCTGATTACCCTGATGCGGAAAATTACCTTGCGCTGTTTTACAGCAGAAATTTCAGTCCGTCGGGTCCCAATTATTCTCACTTCCGCAATGCCGAATTTGACCGCCTTTATGAACAGGCGGCCGCAACGGGGGATCAGGAAGCCCGGTTTGCACTGTACCGGAAAATGGACAGGATCATCATCGATGAAGCACCTGTAATTCCGCTTTTTTACGATAAGGTTGTGCGTTTTGTTCATGCAGGAATTCACGGGATGGAAAGCAATCCCATGAATGCCCTGGTGTTGAAAAAAGTTGCAAAATATCAATAA
- a CDS encoding trypsin-like peptidase domain-containing protein, with translation MMHLASLWKKCHASVCSVHYMNKDGIRGVISTGFRINHFIITDDYNYKLEDFGEVGIYFVAEDGITVTASKTLPYTEFTHRILNAAIEDHQGFLVIDASFEEFENIPSLEIEKDPTRHNGDPVAVMGYRYDQCNLSIMSGIISSQYYLNNHHLLETDTTVRQGCSGAPLLHAETGKVVGIVGYRLASMQRSYNQLIKIINDNIKMLKDAEGKITIQEIDPIQVLTANQNQIKHMVRLFFKATDVRTAVAYDVQHLVDYLHDMHLDREG, from the coding sequence ATGATGCATCTTGCTTCCTTGTGGAAAAAATGCCATGCTTCCGTCTGCTCTGTGCATTACATGAACAAAGACGGGATCCGCGGCGTTATATCCACCGGATTCAGGATCAACCACTTTATCATCACCGACGACTACAATTATAAACTCGAGGATTTCGGCGAGGTTGGAATATATTTTGTTGCGGAAGACGGCATTACTGTAACTGCCAGTAAAACCCTTCCCTATACTGAATTTACCCATCGCATCCTCAATGCGGCCATCGAGGACCATCAGGGCTTTCTTGTCATTGATGCCAGTTTTGAGGAGTTTGAAAACATTCCTTCCCTTGAAATTGAAAAAGATCCGACCCGGCACAATGGCGACCCGGTTGCTGTGATGGGCTACCGTTACGATCAGTGCAATTTGTCCATTATGAGCGGTATTATCTCGTCGCAGTATTACCTGAACAACCACCATCTTCTCGAGACAGACACTACCGTGCGCCAGGGATGTTCCGGAGCGCCCCTTCTCCATGCCGAAACCGGAAAAGTTGTCGGTATTGTCGGCTACAGGCTTGCTTCCATGCAGCGATCCTATAACCAGTTGATCAAGATAATCAACGATAACATCAAGATGCTGAAGGATGCGGAAGGAAAAATTACCATTCAGGAAATTGACCCCATCCAGGTACTTACGGCCAATCAGAATCAGATAAAACACATGGTGCGGCTGTTCTTTAAAGCCACCGATGTGCGCACGGCTGTTGCCTACGATGTGCAGCACCTGGTGGATTACCTCCACGATATGCACCTCGACCGTGAAGGGTAA
- the xseB gene encoding exodeoxyribonuclease VII small subunit, with protein sequence MAKKISYGEAIAEIEDIIRKIEQEELDVDELSDQVKRVSFLINYCREKLRNTEEEVSNILKEIEKKQAD encoded by the coding sequence ATGGCAAAAAAAATCAGCTACGGCGAAGCAATCGCCGAAATTGAAGATATCATCAGGAAAATTGAACAGGAAGAACTTGACGTGGATGAACTATCCGATCAGGTAAAAAGGGTTTCCTTTCTCATTAATTACTGCCGCGAAAAATTGCGGAATACAGAAGAAGAGGTAAGCAATATACTGAAGGAAATAGAAAAAAAGCAGGCTGACTGA
- a CDS encoding tetratricopeptide repeat protein — MRIFSFLLPAIFLPLAFSPVSYGVTLPAQKDSAMVISPPYRLRKTAEQASSEFREARKKNDRKAMLPALLNEAEAQLELNKVQQADVLLGEASGLINEKEPDALTGKFYLLKTKTDKEKNNLEQAIREAQRALEIYSQLHDTAGMAGTYSQMGSIAWKKHDYHNAVNQFTRALDLYRLVHGDKGTGQTLLNLGIVYTDMNQFDQAEEYFRKSLEHYTVLKDPLGEANAFHYLGVYHFRRARLKEAEGYYQRAWEKRLSAGDTLGAVGSLINLIQVYRDLRQPQKAIEASDRAFNLARALGDSSLVANAGIQAGNALLASGEYVPAHEYFLKALLSALSISDSLSSSQAYSALGGLFYKIGDFIKSSSYFEKAAGILPERAGPERKAYLLNQWGNALLAAGNASEALAGYRKAFETLSALNDHAGEALYLKNAGRASSMAGKTDEALRYFNEALRMYQKAGDEKGKISVWNEKGSVLARTGRPKEAAACFDSLIFLARNYSDFQSLAMGLRKKADLLMQTGNSGAEALYLSSLEAAEKTGNREVLQPSVLALAGYYEHNNNYRQALTFFHRYMDLHDSIYAEKEKQQILFSQVNFEIKLRDEQLKKVTQRIESLEQEQAIALIALNRQKNINRLLVLVMVLILIILVLGYRQYAIKKKTAAMLAEQNETIRKMNTQLAESEESLRKINQTKDKFISIIAHDIRNPLSGIIGFTDIIERRPENIGREELQQINSLIRQSARQLYDLLDNLLYWARSQSGTVPFHPQPVDVHEIAEKTIKLVNAYAASKNISLRNHIAPGTRVMADANMVTVIIRNLLSNALKFTGNGGFIEINSASVNGYLEVMVKDTGIGMRPEQVNRLFSDRNRMPAAEGTNQEKGSGLGLILCREFTEKHGGTIRAESEPGKGTVITFTLPLLPD; from the coding sequence ATGAGAATATTCTCCTTCCTTCTTCCGGCCATTTTTCTGCCCCTTGCTTTTTCCCCGGTTTCATACGGTGTAACTCTTCCGGCACAAAAGGATTCGGCCATGGTAATTTCTCCGCCCTATCGCTTGAGGAAGACGGCAGAACAGGCATCCTCTGAATTCAGGGAAGCCCGGAAGAAAAATGACCGCAAAGCCATGCTCCCGGCCCTTCTGAACGAAGCCGAAGCCCAGCTTGAGCTGAACAAGGTTCAACAGGCAGATGTTCTTCTCGGCGAAGCTTCCGGACTGATCAACGAGAAAGAACCGGATGCCCTGACGGGAAAATTCTACCTGTTAAAAACAAAAACCGATAAGGAAAAGAACAATCTCGAACAAGCCATCCGGGAAGCACAGCGTGCCCTGGAAATTTACTCACAGTTGCACGACACAGCCGGAATGGCAGGCACTTACAGCCAGATGGGCAGTATTGCATGGAAAAAGCATGATTATCACAATGCCGTGAACCAATTTACCAGAGCTTTGGATCTGTACCGGCTGGTGCATGGCGACAAGGGTACCGGGCAGACATTGCTCAATCTGGGTATTGTTTATACCGACATGAACCAGTTTGACCAGGCGGAAGAGTATTTCAGAAAAAGCCTTGAGCATTATACCGTTTTGAAGGACCCGCTTGGAGAAGCCAATGCATTTCATTACCTCGGGGTTTACCATTTCAGGCGGGCCAGGCTGAAAGAAGCCGAAGGCTATTACCAAAGGGCATGGGAAAAAAGGCTTTCGGCCGGTGATACGCTGGGGGCAGTTGGTTCGCTGATCAATCTGATTCAGGTGTACCGCGACCTCCGGCAACCACAAAAAGCCATTGAAGCATCTGACAGGGCTTTTAACCTGGCGCGGGCCCTGGGCGATTCGTCGCTTGTGGCCAACGCCGGCATTCAGGCGGGGAATGCCCTTCTTGCATCGGGAGAATATGTGCCGGCGCACGAATACTTTCTGAAGGCATTGCTGTCGGCCCTCAGCATTTCCGATTCCCTTTCCTCTTCACAGGCCTATTCTGCCCTGGGCGGATTGTTTTACAAAATCGGCGATTTCATAAAGAGCAGCAGTTATTTCGAAAAAGCTGCCGGCATACTGCCTGAACGGGCAGGGCCTGAGCGGAAAGCCTACCTTCTGAACCAGTGGGGCAATGCCCTTCTTGCCGCCGGCAATGCTTCAGAGGCACTTGCCGGTTACAGGAAAGCGTTTGAAACCCTTTCAGCCCTGAATGATCATGCCGGCGAAGCTCTGTACCTTAAAAATGCAGGCAGGGCAAGTTCCATGGCCGGCAAAACCGACGAAGCACTCCGTTATTTCAACGAGGCCCTCCGCATGTATCAAAAGGCCGGTGACGAAAAAGGCAAAATCTCCGTATGGAATGAAAAAGGAAGCGTTCTGGCCAGGACAGGCCGGCCGAAAGAAGCAGCAGCATGCTTTGATTCCCTTATCTTTCTGGCCCGCAATTATTCCGATTTTCAGTCGCTGGCCATGGGATTGAGAAAAAAAGCCGATCTGCTGATGCAAACAGGAAATTCCGGAGCGGAAGCACTGTATCTCAGCTCGCTGGAAGCAGCAGAAAAAACAGGCAACAGGGAGGTTCTGCAGCCCTCCGTGCTGGCCCTGGCCGGCTATTATGAACACAACAACAACTACCGCCAGGCATTGACATTCTTCCACCGCTACATGGATCTGCACGACAGCATTTATGCCGAAAAGGAAAAACAGCAGATACTGTTCAGCCAGGTCAATTTTGAAATTAAGTTGCGCGACGAACAACTGAAAAAGGTGACACAACGGATTGAATCACTTGAACAGGAACAGGCAATAGCCCTGATTGCCCTGAATCGCCAGAAAAATATCAACAGGCTGCTGGTGCTGGTAATGGTGCTGATCCTGATCATCCTTGTTCTGGGCTACCGGCAATATGCCATCAAAAAGAAAACAGCAGCCATGCTGGCAGAACAAAATGAAACCATCAGGAAAATGAACACCCAGCTGGCCGAATCGGAAGAAAGCCTGAGAAAAATCAATCAGACCAAAGACAAATTCATCAGCATTATTGCCCACGATATCCGCAATCCTCTGTCGGGCATCATTGGATTTACCGATATCATTGAACGCCGGCCGGAAAACATCGGCAGGGAGGAACTGCAGCAGATCAATTCCCTGATCCGGCAGTCGGCCCGGCAGTTATATGACCTGCTCGACAACCTTCTTTACTGGGCCCGTTCGCAAAGCGGCACTGTACCGTTTCATCCCCAGCCTGTCGATGTGCATGAAATTGCCGAAAAAACCATAAAACTTGTCAATGCGTATGCCGCAAGTAAAAACATTTCCTTACGGAACCATATTGCCCCGGGGACCCGTGTTATGGCCGATGCCAACATGGTGACGGTTATTATACGGAACCTCCTTTCCAATGCACTGAAATTCACAGGTAACGGAGGCTTCATTGAGATTAACTCTGCCAGCGTCAACGGTTATCTGGAGGTAATGGTTAAGGACACAGGCATTGGGATGCGCCCAGAACAGGTGAACCGGTTGTTTTCTGACAGAAACCGGATGCCGGCCGCTGAGGGTACCAACCAGGAAAAAGGCTCCGGCCTCGGCCTGATTCTCTGCAGGGAATTCACCGAAAAGCACGGCGGCACCATCCGGGCCGAAAGTGAGCCCGGAAAAGGCACCGTCATAACTTTTACATTACCTTTACTCCCCGATTGA
- a CDS encoding exodeoxyribonuclease VII large subunit: protein MRPNILSLFELNKTIQESIREAFPDSYWVTGEISELKINASGHCYMELIEKDSLTDKIIARARAIIWAYSYRMLGPYFELTTGRTLSAGLKVLVSVTVQFHELYGFSLLVNDIDPTYTIGDLARRKAETIARLEKEGVLYMNRELPFPLVPQRIAVVSSQTAAGYQDFVDHLVNNEYGFRYDITLFPAVMQGEEAPSSLISALERIAKKTEKYDVVVIVRGGGAQSELSIFDDYRLASHVAQFPLPVLTGIGHEKDEPVLDIVAHRRLKTPTAVAGYIIDQTLLFDNRLDEAADKITDLALSILNAERNLLDDLSVRIPLLVRSLLHEHSNLLERTVTGLFVASNRMLSAGKNYLAGRISETGHSTLRFLARKSAATDILSILIASAAKNCLEKNKHRLELSQNTIALADPQKLLEKGYSITYFNGNVLKTCRSVAPGDALVTRLADGKIQSKVTGQEDSHSG, encoded by the coding sequence ATGCGTCCCAACATTCTTTCCCTGTTCGAACTCAACAAAACCATTCAGGAATCCATTCGGGAAGCCTTTCCTGATTCCTACTGGGTTACCGGAGAAATTTCGGAACTGAAGATCAATGCCAGCGGGCATTGCTACATGGAACTGATTGAAAAAGACAGCCTTACCGACAAAATCATTGCCCGTGCCCGTGCCATCATATGGGCCTATAGCTACAGGATGCTCGGTCCTTATTTCGAGCTCACCACAGGGCGCACCCTCTCCGCCGGGCTGAAAGTACTTGTATCAGTCACCGTTCAGTTCCACGAGCTGTATGGGTTTTCCCTGCTGGTAAACGACATTGACCCCACGTACACCATAGGGGACCTGGCGCGCAGGAAAGCAGAAACCATTGCCCGCCTTGAAAAAGAAGGAGTACTCTATATGAACCGGGAGCTTCCCTTTCCCCTGGTTCCCCAGCGTATTGCCGTCGTATCCTCCCAGACCGCTGCCGGCTATCAGGATTTTGTCGATCATCTTGTCAATAATGAATACGGCTTCCGTTACGATATCACCCTATTTCCTGCGGTTATGCAGGGTGAGGAGGCTCCCTCTTCCCTGATCAGTGCGCTGGAACGGATTGCTAAAAAGACGGAAAAATACGATGTGGTTGTTATTGTGCGCGGCGGCGGTGCCCAGTCGGAACTGAGCATTTTCGACGATTACCGCCTCGCCAGCCATGTGGCGCAGTTTCCCCTGCCGGTTCTTACAGGCATTGGTCATGAAAAAGACGAACCTGTGCTGGATATTGTGGCGCACCGGCGGCTCAAAACACCTACTGCCGTGGCCGGATACATTATCGATCAAACCCTGCTGTTTGACAACCGGCTGGATGAAGCTGCTGACAAAATAACCGATCTGGCACTTTCCATACTCAACGCAGAACGCAACCTGCTCGACGATCTTTCTGTGCGCATCCCCCTCCTGGTTCGTTCCCTTTTGCACGAACACAGCAACCTGCTCGAAAGAACGGTTACCGGATTATTTGTGGCATCAAACCGCATGCTGTCAGCCGGGAAGAATTACCTTGCCGGCCGGATCTCGGAAACCGGGCACAGCACCCTCCGTTTCCTGGCGCGGAAATCGGCCGCAACCGATATTCTTTCCATCCTGATAGCATCGGCGGCAAAAAACTGCCTTGAAAAAAACAAACACAGGCTCGAACTGTCGCAAAATACCATTGCCCTGGCCGATCCTCAGAAACTGCTCGAAAAAGGATATTCCATCACCTACTTTAACGGTAACGTTCTGAAAACATGCCGTTCGGTTGCTCCGGGTGATGCCCTGGTGACCCGCCTGGCCGACGGAAAGATACAGAGTAAGGTTACCGGACAGGAGGATTCGCATTCAGGTTAG
- a CDS encoding S8 family serine peptidase, whose amino-acid sequence MTRRPASLRLIYLLLLLAFPGRHFVAAQIAPGYYAIRFAGKAGNQCSLSRPQEFLSARAIERRIRLHIAPDSSDLPVTRLYLDSLRNSGLQVVCTSRWFNLAVVATNDTSLISKALQLPFVASVRKAQPVSQPQKAFHDKWSQESISGAVSPLSQTDYGVAYTQIHLHKGDTLHALGYRGRGIHIAVLDAGFYHADTLPAFRNLYDDHRVLGTRDFVAPETGVYEDHPHGMQVLSIMAGNVPGQYIGTAPEASYYLLRTENTSGEYIVEEYYWTAGAEFADSAGADIIHASLGYTVFDDPSQNHTYSDMNGKTALVSRAASMAARKGMMVIISAGNEGNKSWKYISAPADADSILAVGAVTATGTLASFSGRGPSSDGRIKPDVVAMGVGTFVQNTAGSFSPGSGTSFASPVITGLTACLWQAEPSLTPSELRSAILMSASQYDAPDTLKGYGIPDFSKALQIARQMMRMKTDSGQISLFPNPARDYLNLAVYFEPSAEMTIEIFSTTGAMVWKNAYRDCHTAPFILPLNIRHLTPGIYLLRYTDATRHATLRFIKQ is encoded by the coding sequence GTGACCCGGCGCCCTGCATCGTTACGGCTGATTTACCTTCTTTTGCTCCTGGCGTTTCCGGGACGGCATTTTGTTGCGGCACAGATTGCCCCGGGGTACTATGCCATCCGTTTTGCCGGCAAAGCCGGGAACCAATGCTCCCTGAGCAGGCCGCAGGAATTTCTCTCGGCCCGTGCCATTGAACGAAGAATCCGCCTCCACATCGCTCCTGATTCTTCCGATCTGCCTGTTACCCGGTTATATCTCGACAGCCTCCGGAATTCAGGACTGCAGGTAGTCTGCACTTCGCGCTGGTTCAACCTTGCCGTGGTGGCAACCAACGACACCTCGCTGATCAGCAAGGCATTGCAACTTCCGTTTGTTGCTTCCGTCCGCAAGGCACAACCTGTTTCCCAACCACAGAAAGCATTTCATGACAAGTGGAGTCAGGAATCAATTTCCGGTGCGGTATCTCCCCTGAGCCAGACAGACTACGGGGTTGCCTATACGCAAATCCACCTTCATAAAGGCGACACGCTTCATGCCCTTGGATACCGGGGCAGAGGAATTCATATTGCCGTGCTGGACGCCGGTTTTTACCATGCCGATACCCTTCCTGCCTTCAGGAATCTTTATGACGACCACAGGGTATTGGGAACACGTGATTTTGTTGCCCCGGAAACAGGGGTTTATGAGGACCATCCGCATGGAATGCAGGTTTTATCGATTATGGCCGGAAATGTTCCGGGGCAGTACATAGGAACAGCGCCCGAAGCATCCTATTACCTTCTGCGCACCGAAAACACTTCAGGCGAATACATTGTGGAAGAATATTACTGGACTGCCGGGGCGGAATTTGCTGACAGTGCCGGGGCCGATATAATCCATGCATCCCTTGGCTACACGGTATTTGATGATCCCTCGCAAAACCATACGTACAGCGACATGAACGGGAAAACTGCCCTGGTAAGCCGCGCCGCTTCGATGGCCGCAAGGAAAGGCATGATGGTGATTATCAGTGCCGGCAACGAAGGAAATAAAAGCTGGAAGTACATTTCAGCACCGGCTGATGCCGACAGCATCCTGGCGGTAGGTGCCGTTACTGCTACCGGTACCCTGGCTTCTTTCAGCGGCAGAGGCCCCTCTTCTGACGGACGCATTAAACCCGATGTGGTGGCCATGGGGGTAGGAACCTTTGTTCAGAATACCGCAGGAAGTTTTTCGCCCGGCAGCGGAACTTCCTTCGCTTCACCGGTGATAACAGGCCTCACTGCATGCCTCTGGCAGGCGGAACCCTCCCTCACCCCCTCTGAACTCCGTTCAGCCATTCTCATGAGCGCAAGCCAGTACGATGCTCCTGACACACTCAAAGGCTATGGCATTCCTGACTTCAGCAAAGCCCTTCAGATAGCACGGCAGATGATGCGCATGAAAACCGATTCAGGGCAGATCAGCCTCTTTCCCAATCCTGCCCGTGATTACTTGAACCTGGCGGTTTACTTTGAACCATCCGCAGAAATGACAATTGAAATTTTCAGTACGACAGGAGCCATGGTATGGAAAAATGCTTACCGGGATTGCCATACGGCTCCGTTCATCCTGCCGCTGAACATCCGTCACCTGACTCCGGGCATTTATCTTCTTCGCTACACCGACGCCACCCGTCATGCAACCCTGCGGTTTATCAAACAATGA
- a CDS encoding toxin-antitoxin system YwqK family antitoxin: MKQRTFLLLFLFQLSTHLSAMPLQGDTLFNQTDNAGRKTGWWKQYYPNGAVRYKGYFSAGKPVGELIRYYDDGLVKARMYYYEKSPRVHATLYYNNGALAAEGWYMETSKDSLWKYYSYYTGKLSTEESYRNGKREGITRKYYDTGELLEEVEYHNDRKHGNWIQYFDSGKPRLRAVYVNDKRNGPFIIYYENGQVEINGAFSENLMEGDWTYYDEQGSVKMVISYREGVPLNPEPLDKIADEYYKRIQEAQGRYPEPDETNFLNIEKQ; encoded by the coding sequence ATGAAGCAGCGGACCTTCCTTCTTCTCTTTCTTTTTCAGCTAAGTACGCACCTTTCGGCTATGCCCCTGCAGGGTGATACCCTGTTCAACCAGACCGACAATGCCGGACGAAAAACCGGATGGTGGAAACAGTATTATCCCAATGGCGCCGTAAGGTACAAGGGGTACTTCTCGGCCGGAAAACCGGTGGGGGAATTGATACGGTATTACGACGACGGACTTGTCAAAGCCCGCATGTATTATTATGAAAAAAGCCCCCGGGTGCATGCCACCCTGTATTACAACAACGGAGCCCTGGCTGCGGAAGGATGGTATATGGAAACTTCCAAAGATAGCCTGTGGAAGTACTATTCTTATTATACGGGTAAACTTTCCACCGAGGAATCCTACCGGAACGGCAAAAGGGAAGGCATCACCCGGAAATATTACGATACCGGCGAACTGCTTGAAGAAGTTGAATACCATAACGACCGGAAACACGGAAACTGGATACAGTATTTCGACTCGGGCAAGCCCCGTTTGCGTGCCGTTTACGTCAATGACAAGCGAAACGGGCCTTTCATCATTTATTACGAGAACGGCCAGGTGGAAATCAACGGGGCCTTCAGCGAAAACCTCATGGAAGGCGACTGGACCTATTATGATGAACAGGGCAGTGTAAAAATGGTGATTTCTTACCGCGAAGGAGTTCCTCTCAACCCGGAACCGCTCGACAAGATAGCCGATGAATATTACAAGCGCATTCAGGAAGCCCAGGGGCGGTATCCCGAGCCCGACGAAACCAATTTTCTCAATATAGAAAAACAGTGA